The following coding sequences are from one Nicotiana tomentosiformis chromosome 3, ASM39032v3, whole genome shotgun sequence window:
- the LOC104096063 gene encoding uncharacterized protein, whose product MSSQPPPQQPHQHHLHKKPTSFPDFIFTAFSLFIFFSSSNPTTSIIRKFTPLISFPLNPRRFVRNPTMSNPSSTNLRNPTTHPFPNPQSLSDWLRPRLPSDSFSSWGVKPGTKNVNNLWLELSEGETLLADSTPPVRTVEVMVVRVIGKDNKVLVESHQELSNGAHRRRGRPLSEKMKPGETVEDAVFRAVKEELGSTIVKILPNSYSKKVEERVSASYPGLPACYVLHTVDAVVDGLPEEEFCTEETDEYGDSSERMLADGAVSCKKHYWKWVDADSL is encoded by the coding sequence ATGTCTTCTCAGCCACCACCACAACAACCGCATCAGCATCACCTCCACAAAAAACCCACCTCCTTCCCTGACTTTATCTTCACTGCCTTTTCTCTCTTcattttcttctcttcttctaaCCCCACAACTTCTATTATCCGCAAATTCACCCCACTTATTTCTTTCCCTTTAAACCCCCGTCGATTCGTCAGAAATCCCACTATGTCCAACCCCTCTTCCACCAACCTTCGTAACCCTACCACTCACCCCTTCCCTAACCCACAGTCCCTCTCCGATTGGCTAAGGCCGCGTTTGCCTTCCGATTCTTTTTCCTCTTGGGGTGTTAAACCGGGCACCAAGAACGTTAATAACCTCTGGCTCGAGTTATCTGAAGGGGAGACTTTGCTGGCTGATTCCACCCCTCCGGTTCGAACCGTGGAGGTGATGGTTGTTCGGGTTATTGGAAAAGACAATAAAGTCCTTGTTGAATCACACCAAGAATTGTCTAACGGCGCCCATAGACGCCGGGGCCGGCCGTTATCTGAAAAGATGAAGCCTGGTGAGACCGTTGAAGATGCGGTGTTTCGTGCAGTAAAAGAAGAGCTTGGTTCAACAATTGTTAAGATTTTGCCAAATTCATACTCGAAGAAGGTGGAAGAAAGGGTTTCAGCATCGTATCCTGGATTGCCTGCTTGTTATGTGTTGCATACAGTGGATGCTGTAGTGGACGGTTTGCCTGAAGAGGAGTTTTGCACTGAAGAGACCGATGAATATGGAGATTCTAGTGAAAGGATGCTCGCTGATGGTGCAGTTTCATGTAAAAAGCATTACTGGAAGTGGGTCGATGCTGATTCGTTGTGA